Genomic DNA from Chaetodon auriga isolate fChaAug3 chromosome 13, fChaAug3.hap1, whole genome shotgun sequence:
cactcaCTGTCAATAAAACCCTCGCACAAACACTCCTCCCACCTCtcctgtttgttcatttggtctcCAAAGCCCACAGTGTTGACCACAGTAAGACGTAGTCTGACGTTGCTCTCCTGTAGATCATAGGTTTGAGCCCGCAGCTTCACCTGAGGCTCAAAGTGGGATGACTCAAAGTTCTCAAAGTTGGTATTGAACAGCGTGTCCATCAGGGTGGACTTTCCAATGCCGGTTTCACCTTGAGCCAGAAAGAGATGGGACACAATTTTTAGAAATTGAACTTGATGGTTGAAATCCAGTTTAGTGGAGGGAGCATCAGATTGGCACTCTGACGCCAAAACAAGCTGCTTTCAATGCAATTTTCCTAAAACTTAATTTGCTCTGGGAAGGATGGCTCAATATGAAGCTCCAAGTCTACAATCCAGCTGCACTGAAGCAGTCAGGGGGGACGGTGTTTTGCTAAAAGACACAGAGATGGTAATTGCTGAGGAAGAAAAAGTATTACACAttcatcaaaacacacattcactggtCAAGAGTTTAGAGCCAGCAGCATCCTTCTCATCACAGTGCTGCTATCATCCCTACTTCAGCTCCTAATACTCTGACTAATACTCAGTTATTAAGAGTATCAGGCACTGCCACTGGGATTACAAGGTACTgtagcaggagcaggaggagaggagctatAATATCAGACAAGACCTCAGCAATAGCAATGAATCaaggagtgtgtgcatgcaatgCCACATGAGTGAAGAATATATTTTAGTAGTAGCAtcctgtgtgtatctgtgtttcagcaagagtgtgtgtattgtgcATGTGCTGtacgtgtgtgagtgtatgaaaATGTACCAATGCAGAGAATATTGAAGCAGAAGCCCTGGCAGATGGACTTGTTGACGAGCTGATCCGGGAGGCTGTCAAAGCCCACATGGCCAGCCAGGGACAGGGGCCGGACTCCTTTATCCTGAGgaagaaataacacacacagactgatcaTTTTCTTGATGCTGCAGCCATTTTCTcctaaaataagaaaaattaTGCCCCAGGGACATGGGATTATTTCAGCAGCAAAAGCACAGGAGTCTgcttttaaaaactgttcacTTGCAAGCCATTCCCCTCCAGTTTcatatgctaatgctaatttgTTGTAGGGATGATATTTTTGACCAAATGACTTGTTTGGAGTAAccaaccaaactccattcaaaaatgTAGAGATTTAGTGGCGCTCATCAGACTCCGTAACTACCACTGTACCTACAACCTGTAAAACACGATCTTAGACTTTATCAGTTTTTTACTATTATCTGCGGCACAGGAGTGTTTAACTAGGCAACACACAACTATTTTCAGAAACTTTTCACTTTTGAATGGCTAACTTAGCGTAGTGTTGGCTAGCTAGCGTCCTCCGCCGTGTATTTTGGTGGAAGATGTAACTTCGGAATGCCCGttgaaaagttgaaaagttTCACTGAAAAGTCCCGCATAATGTTCTGGATGTATGTCGATGTAAATGGAAGGTCTGTTTTTCCGTTCAACACTGTGAGTTACTTTGAACTGTCGTGTTTTCAATAACTTGAAAGACAAAAAGTAGTTATTGTACCAGGCTAGCGGTAGCTAACTAAATGATAGCCAGGGACACTCCCTGCTCAACTGACAAGAACAATGTCATTTGTGAACCCGAAAGAAGGAAAATACTAACCGGCTGCCGAGCAACATCCGAAGACGCCATAGTTTCAGCCAGATGTTTACACTTGAGATAGATTCAGAAATAATACAACAAAACTGAGTGAACACCAACTTCTTTTTTTAGAACCTTGATCGGGACCGCCTCACTGTGTCTACCGTCGACAACTGGACAGACGAGACTACTCAAAACAAGATAGGAATGAGGTGAAATCTAGCGtttttaaatatgatttaaaacCAAAATGCAATAAATCAGGACAATCTGCCACGGGACTTTAGATAtccaacatttttcaaaaaagaaataCACTACAGTTGTGAGAAATTGTCGTCAAACAATGTTAATTTATTGTGGTGATACATTTGTCCCCCCCATTCTCTGTATAATGGTACAGCGCAAGTTAATTTTCCCAGTCGCTTCCATGACATCTTGCGCACtgtcagaaaaatggaaaagctgaTTCAGCGCAACATCTACATCCAACAGCTTCTCCACTATAGTTTTCATTCTTGGTTTCGCATATGAATTTTAATCTTAGAGAATCCCAAAGGCACTACAATGATTTGGTCAATATTTTGAAAAGTTACCATGAATGATTGATGATTACCATGGAATGTCGACTTAAAATACACTATCAACAGGTTTTTTGTCAGATTTTACAGATCTCAATCAGTTAGTCATCCTAGCCAGGCCCGAGGTATATTTCCACTTTTTTCTCGCGTCATTAGAGCCCACtagataattaaaataaaagtgcTTTCTGAAAAAATCAGATTACTTTAACGACATGGTAGATTGTACTCGTCATTTGAAGGGTGGATTTCCGAGGAGCACTTGAATGCAGCATGATTTTTCGCCATGGTGAGCCGTTTGCTGGGTTGCTTCACGTACGTGCGACCCCTATCTGCCAGAGCTCGATACTCCCcatggaggagagggggaaaccagagaagaagatgCTGTCATCCGTTGTCAGCGACCTCAGCAAATGACAGCAGCGTGAGCATGGAGTCATTTTGGAACCTTCTCGTGTAACTTATTTGAGCCATCTCTGCGCTCTGCTCGTGCCGTTCGGGATGATGATGGCGTCCCAGTGCACGGAGCGAGCCGTGCAGGAGTTcctgatggagagaggagggagggtccAACAGATGGAGCTGATCGATCATTTCCTATCAATTCAGGGGAGGAATGACCAGTCGAAGGAAGGCGTGGATCGCGAGGCGCTGAAAAGCATCGTGGACAACGTGGGATTCGTGAAAGTGGAGGACGGCGTgaaatttgtgtgtttaaatgctGAAGGCGGCGCGGACTCGGTGATGCGTGCGGACACAGACGGCCACGATCACGCGGAGTGCAACGGTAACATCCAGGAGACACTGGACGACAACAACTGTGTGAACGGCAACCCTGACGACggagagcagacaggtgagggATGCGCACTCTGAgttcatttcattatttgtttgGATATTTTTCATTGATGTATGCatatttccttattttttttaattataacCCATGGTGTATATATATTTGCATAATCAGTAACGTTTTGTCTAATTATTTACTGATTGTTTTGGCCCTCTGGGTAGAGGGCCAACACCTACTACACTGGCCTGGACTGAAGTAGTCACAATCCCATGATCAATACCGTTAATTTTGACCTCTTTCCTgccaaaaatcacaaaaagtTTACAATCATCCAGGATAATAATGCAGAGAGGATAACAAGGCTAACCTAGTGCATACCTGTGGGGATTACAATGGGGGGGTTGCACTGGAGTCAGCTCAGGTTAAGATTACGCCTCGGACAActtgacagaaaatgacagaaaacatgtcCAATGTTTCCACAGGACGATCCAGCTCATTGGCTGCCAGCCTGGACAATGACAAGCAGTCAAATGCCAATGAGCAACCTGCAGCCCCCTCCCAAAATAATAAGACCAACACAGCGACTCCTACCtcgggtggaggaggagaggtgaagctgagggagaggaggaggcgcgAGTCAGCCCCGGTGATTGGGCTGCCCGATCTGGACCAGGCTCACCCTGCGGGGTCCCACAACCAGCAGGTGAGAGGGGCGCGCAGGGTGTCCAAAGGGTCTCAGCGGGCCATGCTGATCAGCTGCCTGTCTGAGGACAGCGCCTTGGAAGGGCTGGACCCCGTGGGAGACATCAACACACCCAAAGGGAGTCGCAGGAACTTCATCGAGCTGATGATGAGCAGCTCTCCTCAGGTAGGATACTGTGTTCCTCTggcaatggaaaaaaaatcatcatcattttgtttgtatggCAGCTTTGCAAAGCACAGCAGTCGAAACGAGTGAGTAACAATCGAAGCATGTGAGAAAGTAGCTTCGCCCTGTAAAAACCACTGATTCAGACAGAGcaaaaaaatgctgctgcactgctttcGATTGCTTCAAACTTTGCACTGTGTCACACCTTTGGCCTCGCCTGAACCAGGGATGTCTCAGCAGGTGCTTCACCTTTGGGTGTGCTCCAAAACATGAACGGCACACAGGTGCAGCACAGCCTCTGACGGCTGACTGAAAACGCCATTTGGGGTGTGACCAGAAATGCAATATTCATGAAGTGTGAGTCCACACCATCTGTCTTATGTAACTGAGAGAACTGACAGTGATGTAATCCAGCTTGCCTTAACTATTCGGCAGGCCGGCCCCTTATGACGATGACCTCCTTTTGGTGATCATCACCAGACAACAGCGAAcaaaacagatattttttttgtcaaaaacgTCTACCTACAGTTTGATGCTTTATTGTGACAGACAGCGGCGCTCAGTACCCTGGTATCCAGCCTATGTTTGTTTAaccagtaaaagaaaaaaaaacctctttcaTTCTAATGTTCTGCCCTTTGCAGGTTCGGAGGTCTCTGATCAACCGTGGTTCACGCCTCCGGGACTCAGTGCGGAGCGATGGAGATTCCACGTCGCTCCTCTCCTCGGCCACTGATGAGGACTGCGCCTCGGTGACCCTGGACCCGCTGGAACACGAGTGGATGCTGTGCGCCTCAGATGGCCTGTGGGAAAGCCTGCAGCCCCTGCTCTCTGTGGAGCCTTGCCTCGTGGCCAAGAGAGACTTTGTGACCGGCTTTACCTGCCTCCACTGGGCGGCGAAGCAGGGCAACGCTGAGCTGATCTCCCAGCTGCTGGCTTTCGCCAAGGAGAACGCTGTACCTGTGAATGTAAACGTGAGATCAAGCGCTGGATACACGCCGCTGCACCTGGCAGCcatgcacggacacacacaggtggGTGGAGGCGTGGTGTCAGGTGTTCCGCCTgctcagtgaagcagcagataATTGTTTAAGCTCCAGCTAGAGTCATTAAAGGTCCAGAGTGAGAAAAATAATGAgcgaactttttttttttgctcaaaatGAATTGAAATAGATCAGGTGTGTTATTATTTCTAGTCTTAAGCTTTTCTTTCAGAgagggatggacagacagacgtaTAAATCAACAGGATCAAACCAACAGACGTACCCAAAGATCAAACCTTTTACTTACATTTACTTTCAGAGTGAAGACTGATGCCGTTTTGAACAGAGTAAGTTAAAGAGATGCTAGCAGGggatcacaaacacaaatcattaCCAGGAAGGGAAATCAGTGGAATTTTAATGCAAAAATCATAGTTTTGGACGGGCGTAGTGCTGCTGgatcaacacagaaaacatgtaaatgagTCAGAGTGAGCCTAAAAACCAAAGCTTCATCCATTGTACAAGGCCAGATATTAAAAAGTCACCCTGAAAATAGAATTTAACGACATATCTTATAATAAATCTGCCCAAAATGGCACAAAACACATCCACCAATAAATAATGTgacagtatcacacacacaattcaaacCAAATATGGAATACAAACCTATAAGGACAGAATAACAGTTGACTGATCAGGACAATAAGTCGTCAGGTAACCAGATTTCGGTGTTTCGTGTGCTGCAGGTGGTTCGcgtgctgctgtcagactgggAGGCGGACCCTGAGGCTCGAGACTACAGCGGGAGGCGAGCCATCCAGTACCTGTCCCCCCCGCTGGCCGCtaacctgcaggaggagggagtggtCATCTCCCCGGGGGCCGAGTCAGACAACGAAAACACGAACGGCGGCAGCAGCGGAGGCCGCGGCTGGAGGTTTCCCAGAGTCCTCCCGGGCAACCTGAACCCGCTGCGGCTCCTGAACCCGCCCGCTGAGGCGCCAGAGGAGGCCACCGGGAGGACCAAGGGGGGGATGCAGAGGAAGTCATCCCTGAGCCGCCTGAACGCCCGGCTGCATCGAGGACGCCACCGAGCCCAGATCATCCACAGCGCCTCCTTCAGGGACCCGGGGGAggtgggaagaggagaggaggtccCCAGCAGCCCTCTCCGAACGCGGCCTCTGTCCAACCTGTTTGGATGAAGCTACACAACTCTGAACCAGCGATAGAGATCCTAACCAGTGTGACGTTTCGATCTACACAATACGGTTTACTCACCTTCATAAGCTGACAGGTCAGACGTTTCTATGACCAAACTCAGAGTACACATCCTAATATATAGTGTCGAGCTGATTTTAAAGTTTTATTATCACCGGATTTTAAATACAAATCTAACTTATTCTTGTTCCTGTTGCAGTGATTATGCTTCTGTTAAGCACTGAGAGCAGGCCGCACTTCATGGAACATTTCATTTGCAAAGTAACTGAGTTAtaagaatttctttttttcccatcatgcttttAGGCTCTGTTTCAGAACAGTACATTTTTAGTGACACTGGAACAATGTTTACACAGATGCAAAAGCAGCAGGCAGGATTGTATCAGGTTTCCGCTTTAGAGAGAATAACACTTTGGTTTGATTCACGCGGTTTTCCAagatcttgtttttgtttgcagagtGAAGTAATATATTCAGAGAACTAATTTTCTATATTTCAACCTCCTTTGATCGGACGGTGCTGACTTGTTTCCTAGTACGTTTCTGTCATGTGAACgaacctttttttattttcaagtaGCAGATTTTAGTATCCAAACCGTTGTCACCACAGAATTCTTGTAATGTCCAAACAGCCGTGTACAGTTGTCATGTTTGCACTTGTCACTTTGAGGAGAGTTTGGGATGATGGGAGGAAACTGCTCCAACTGAAACCAAGCCAGCTGTTACTGGTCCCAGGTCAGACTCACAGGCGGTATAAGAGGGCGATGTAATGCACTGTATCAAATAATACCTTTCACTTCTGTCGATCTGAGAGTTGAGAAAAAGTTCTTTCCAGAACCCAGATGGAGGGATGCAGTGTTTCCAGGCTGCTGTGGCTTTAGTTCGAGACGTTTGGAAGCGCAGGGAGAGCTGACGTTGCTTATGTGAGTTTTTCTACTGACTCTAACGTACCTCAAACCCTCTGAGTCCGCTTCACTCAGCGTTACATTGCGTCTTTGTGTCCTGCAGAATCGGCTCACGTCCGGATCGGATTCAGTCGACGGTTATGCAGGTTGAGGTCTTTCTATTGGTGAACAGTGTAGCACTGATTAGTTCTGCAGCATATGCAATCAAACAAACTGATTCATATCCACCTTATCACTCTGGACCAGATCTTATTCTTAATAAATTGCCTGTGTTGGCCTCTTGTATTGTTCTAC
This window encodes:
- the sowahca gene encoding ankyrin repeat domain-containing protein SOWAHC — protein: MMMASQCTERAVQEFLMERGGRVQQMELIDHFLSIQGRNDQSKEGVDREALKSIVDNVGFVKVEDGVKFVCLNAEGGADSVMRADTDGHDHAECNGNIQETLDDNNCVNGNPDDGEQTGRSSSLAASLDNDKQSNANEQPAAPSQNNKTNTATPTSGGGGEVKLRERRRRESAPVIGLPDLDQAHPAGSHNQQVRGARRVSKGSQRAMLISCLSEDSALEGLDPVGDINTPKGSRRNFIELMMSSSPQVRRSLINRGSRLRDSVRSDGDSTSLLSSATDEDCASVTLDPLEHEWMLCASDGLWESLQPLLSVEPCLVAKRDFVTGFTCLHWAAKQGNAELISQLLAFAKENAVPVNVNVRSSAGYTPLHLAAMHGHTQVVRVLLSDWEADPEARDYSGRRAIQYLSPPLAANLQEEGVVISPGAESDNENTNGGSSGGRGWRFPRVLPGNLNPLRLLNPPAEAPEEATGRTKGGMQRKSSLSRLNARLHRGRHRAQIIHSASFRDPGEVGRGEEVPSSPLRTRPLSNLFG